The Candidatus Vesicomyosocius sp. SY067_SCS001 genome includes a window with the following:
- a CDS encoding dihydroorotate dehydrogenase, with the protein MNNNLKNQFCGLFFNSPIVLLSGCVGFGKEYTNIDGFTNSDVGAICLKGTTLKPCLGNIPHRVTETPCGMINSIGLQNPGADVVINKILPKLDKTETNFIINISGSSFKEYGEITKRFDNTDIHAIEINISCPNIKKGGVAFGNDPNMSYRVVEICRKNTTKPIITKLSPNQADIAFSAQRCIDAGTDGLAVINTLMGMAINITTKKPIIGNNQGGVSGPAIKPMALLKVYEVYQVSKNYNIPIIGQGGIVTANDAIEFIIAGASTIGIGTAIFYDPLVCHKINNGISEYLNNNNLNSINDLIGTLKLNSNTSQYDTYLDKSIIL; encoded by the coding sequence ATGAATAATAATTTAAAAAATCAATTTTGTGGACTTTTCTTTAATTCACCTATTGTTCTTTTATCAGGTTGTGTTGGTTTTGGTAAAGAATATACAAATATTGATGGATTTACTAATTCTGATGTAGGTGCTATTTGTCTTAAAGGTACAACTTTAAAACCATGTTTAGGAAATATTCCACATCGAGTAACTGAAACACCTTGTGGTATGATTAATTCTATTGGACTACAAAATCCTGGTGCTGATGTGGTAATTAATAAAATCCTACCAAAACTAGATAAAACTGAAACTAATTTTATTATCAATATTTCTGGTTCATCCTTTAAAGAGTATGGCGAAATTACTAAACGTTTTGATAATACAGATATTCACGCAATTGAAATTAATATTTCCTGCCCTAATATTAAAAAAGGAGGAGTTGCTTTTGGTAATGATCCAAATATGTCTTATAGAGTTGTAGAAATTTGCCGAAAAAATACTACTAAACCTATTATTACTAAATTATCGCCCAATCAAGCTGATATTGCTTTTAGTGCCCAACGTTGTATTGATGCAGGTACTGATGGTTTAGCAGTCATAAATACCCTTATGGGTATGGCTATTAATATTACAACTAAAAAACCAATTATTGGTAATAATCAAGGTGGAGTATCTGGACCGGCTATTAAGCCAATGGCTTTGTTAAAAGTTTATGAAGTTTATCAAGTTAGTAAAAATTATAATATTCCTATTATTGGTCAAGGTGGTATTGTGACTGCTAATGATGCAATAGAATTTATAATTGCAGGAGCTTCTACTATTGGTATAGGTACTGCTATTTTTTATGATCCACTAGTTTGTCATAAAATTAATAATGGTATTAGTGAGTATTTAAATAATAATAATTTAAACAGTATTAATGATTTAATAGGTACACTAAAACTTAATTCTAATACATCTCAATATGATACTTATTTAGATAAATCAATAATTTTATGA
- the bioD gene encoding dethiobiotin synthase, with protein MKGLFISGSGTNVGKTFIAQYLIRFLTNILKVSVRKPVESDCKNKNGKLIPKDALLLSKACNIIESIDKVCRYKFKACSSAQIASKAVGLKLTLDNLVDACVADEFVIVEGAGGLLSPIAIKTLNSNLIQSINVPVVLVIKDELGAVNQALLSINAAQRYKLNISMVVLNQIYPNLLDNKKAINQYTNVNIVVFNHNDLKSFERQIEKILLGSLIK; from the coding sequence ATGAAAGGACTATTCATTAGCGGCAGCGGGACTAATGTTGGTAAAACATTTATTGCCCAATATTTAATTAGATTTTTAACAAATATTCTAAAAGTAAGTGTTAGAAAGCCAGTTGAAAGTGATTGTAAAAATAAAAATGGAAAATTGATACCAAAAGATGCTTTATTATTATCTAAAGCTTGTAATATTATTGAGTCAATTGATAAAGTATGTCGATATAAATTTAAAGCATGTAGTAGCGCACAAATAGCAAGTAAAGCTGTAGGATTAAAGCTTACTTTAGATAATTTAGTTGATGCTTGTGTAGCAGATGAATTTGTTATTGTTGAAGGGGCTGGGGGGTTACTATCTCCAATAGCAATTAAAACATTAAATAGTAATTTAATTCAATCAATTAATGTACCAGTAGTACTGGTGATTAAAGATGAGTTAGGTGCAGTTAATCAGGCATTACTTAGTATTAATGCAGCTCAGCGTTATAAGCTAAATATAAGTATGGTGGTGTTAAATCAAATCTACCCTAATTTACTAGATAATAAAAAAGCAATTAATCAATATACAAATGTTAATATTGTGGTATTTAATCACAATGATTTAAAATCTTTTGAAAGACAAATTGAAAAAATCCTACTAGGGAGTTTAATCAAGTAA
- a CDS encoding stringent starvation protein B has protein sequence MLSIAPYLIRAYHAWTEDAKLTPHILVDCTYSSVIVPKQFIQQNKIVLNIASNATYNLIISNDNLSFKARFSKKLINIFIPINAINSIYASENGKGMFFETEEKSNLRLLD, from the coding sequence ATGCTTTCTATAGCTCCATATTTAATCAGGGCTTATCACGCATGGACAGAGGATGCTAAATTAACTCCTCATATATTGGTTGATTGTACCTATTCAAGTGTTATTGTACCCAAACAATTTATTCAACAAAACAAAATTGTTCTCAATATTGCAAGTAACGCGACTTATAACTTAATTATAAGTAATGATAATCTTAGTTTTAAAGCAAGATTTTCTAAAAAATTAATTAATATCTTTATACCTATTAATGCAATTAATAGTATTTATGCAAGTGAAAACGGCAAAGGCATGTTTTTTGAAACTGAAGAAAAATCTAATTTAAGATTACTTGATTAA
- a CDS encoding glutathione S-transferase N-terminal domain-containing protein → MLTKPNPASTTLYSSPKDIRSHVVRFIMAEKNIEREVINLKIEEIPEEILELNPCQSLPTLFDRGIVLYDLSVVMEYLDERFPFPPLLSVDPIEKSEKRLLIFRFTRAPNCWFEMADIIESGSKKNADKARKVLKSNLIELVPLFAYKPFFKSDDMTIVDACLGALLWRLKKLEIELGKPGKYVIDYANRLFTRDSFKASLTDCEKEYN, encoded by the coding sequence ATGTTAACAAAACCTAATCCTGCTTCGACAACACTTTATTCCTCACCTAAAGACATACGTTCTCATGTAGTACGTTTTATCATGGCTGAAAAAAATATTGAAAGAGAAGTTATAAATTTAAAAATTGAAGAAATTCCTGAAGAAATTTTAGAACTTAACCCTTGTCAATCATTACCCACTTTATTTGACAGAGGAATTGTTTTATACGATCTTTCAGTAGTGATGGAATACCTTGATGAACGTTTCCCATTTCCCCCATTACTATCTGTAGATCCTATTGAAAAATCTGAAAAAAGATTACTTATTTTCAGATTCACTAGAGCACCTAATTGTTGGTTTGAGATGGCAGATATTATTGAATCAGGTAGTAAAAAAAACGCTGATAAGGCACGTAAAGTTTTAAAAAGTAACCTAATTGAATTAGTACCTTTATTTGCTTATAAACCTTTTTTTAAAAGTGATGACATGACTATTGTAGATGCTTGTTTAGGTGCTTTATTATGGCGTTTAAAAAAACTAGAAATTGAACTAGGAAAACCAGGAAAATATGTTATAGATTATGCAAATAGACTTTTTACTAGGGATAGTTTTAAAGCAAGTTTAACCGATTGTGAAAAAGAATATAATTAA
- a CDS encoding cytochrome c1: MKNKVHTLLITVVILIFSFNTSVLGNEFHLDQANTNINDKKSLQRGAKLFMNYCSGCHSIQFMRYNRIGKDLNISYADIEKHFILGNEKIGETITSAMSVTDANQWFGQSPDLSLVSRSKGVDWIYSYLHGFYKDNSRIFGVNNHILKNASMPDVLWKLKQDKSSKKFDQDIRDITNFLDYVGEPSKLVRFNLGIKVIGFLFILFIFSYFLKKEYWKDIKYGKWRAKH, from the coding sequence ATGAAAAATAAAGTACATACATTACTAATAACGGTTGTAATTTTAATATTCTCTTTTAATACTTCTGTATTAGGCAATGAATTTCATCTAGATCAGGCTAATACTAATATTAATGATAAAAAATCATTGCAAAGGGGTGCAAAATTATTCATGAATTACTGTTCTGGCTGTCACTCAATCCAATTCATGCGTTATAATCGTATTGGTAAAGACTTAAATATTTCTTATGCAGATATTGAAAAGCATTTTATTTTAGGCAATGAAAAAATTGGCGAAACAATTACATCTGCTATGTCAGTTACTGATGCTAACCAATGGTTTGGACAAAGTCCAGACTTATCTTTAGTATCACGTTCAAAAGGAGTAGACTGGATATACTCTTACTTACATGGTTTTTATAAAGATAATTCACGTATATTTGGTGTAAATAACCATATACTAAAAAATGCTTCTATGCCAGATGTTTTATGGAAATTAAAACAAGATAAATCTAGTAAAAAATTTGATCAAGATATTAGAGATATTACTAACTTTTTAGATTATGTTGGTGAGCCGTCTAAATTAGTACGATTTAATCTTGGTATTAAAGTAATAGGTTTTTTATTTATTTTATTTATTTTTTCTTATTTTTTAAAAAAAGAATACTGGAAAGATATCAAATATGGAAAATGGCGTGCTAAACATTAA
- a CDS encoding cytochrome b — MNNNKNWIDQRFPLTKVWNEHLAEYYTPRNFNFWYFFGSLAMLVLVIQIVTGIFLTMHFKPDAINAFASVEYIMRDVNWGWLIRYLHSTGASAFFIVIYLHIHRSLLYGSYKSPRELIWILGMVLYIALMAEAFMGYVLPWGQMSYWGAQVIISLFGSVPIFGPDILTFILGDYAVGDPVLNRFFSLHVIALPLILVILVFLHIVALHTVGSNNPDGIEIKKNKNKDGIPKDGVPFHPYYSVKDIVGVVVFLMIFSAVVFFAPAMNGYFLESSNFIEANPLQTPNHIAPLWYLTPFYSILRAIPPMFGSQFPGVVGMFASLLILIALPWLDRSKVKSIRYRSWPYKIALGIFILSFIILGYLGMQPVTPINALLAKVFTFTYFSFFILMPWFTSIGKTKSLPIRVTG, encoded by the coding sequence ATGAATAATAACAAAAATTGGATTGATCAAAGATTTCCATTAACTAAAGTTTGGAATGAACACTTAGCAGAGTATTACACACCTAGAAATTTTAATTTTTGGTATTTTTTTGGCTCATTAGCCATGTTGGTATTAGTAATACAAATTGTAACAGGAATTTTTTTGACGATGCACTTTAAACCAGATGCTATCAATGCATTTGCATCAGTAGAATATATAATGCGTGATGTTAACTGGGGTTGGCTTATTCGTTATTTACATTCAACAGGTGCCTCTGCTTTTTTTATTGTTATATATTTACATATACATCGTAGTTTGCTTTATGGCTCATACAAGAGCCCCCGTGAGTTAATTTGGATTTTAGGAATGGTTCTATATATTGCATTGATGGCAGAAGCCTTTATGGGGTATGTATTACCATGGGGGCAAATGTCATACTGGGGAGCACAAGTTATTATTTCTCTATTTGGTTCAGTACCAATATTTGGTCCTGACATCTTAACTTTTATCTTGGGTGACTACGCTGTTGGAGATCCTGTTTTAAACCGTTTTTTTTCATTGCATGTAATTGCTTTACCATTGATTTTAGTTATTTTGGTATTTTTGCATATTGTTGCATTACACACAGTAGGTTCAAATAATCCAGACGGTATAGAAATTAAAAAAAATAAAAATAAAGATGGAATTCCTAAAGATGGAGTTCCATTTCATCCGTACTATAGTGTTAAGGATATTGTAGGCGTAGTAGTATTTCTAATGATTTTCTCAGCTGTAGTATTCTTTGCTCCAGCAATGAATGGATATTTTTTAGAGAGTTCTAACTTTATTGAAGCAAATCCACTTCAAACACCTAACCACATCGCGCCACTTTGGTATTTAACACCTTTCTATTCAATATTAAGAGCTATACCACCTATGTTTGGTTCACAATTCCCAGGCGTTGTTGGTATGTTTGCTTCACTGTTAATTCTAATTGCATTACCATGGTTAGACAGATCTAAGGTAAAATCAATTCGATATCGTTCATGGCCTTATAAAATTGCTTTGGGGATTTTTATTCTTAGTTTTATCATACTTGGTTACTTAGGTATGCAGCCGGTAACGCCAATTAATGCGTTACTAGCAAAAGTGTTTACATTTACTTATTTTAGCTTTTTTATCTTAATGCCCTGGTTTACCTCCATTGGAAAAACTAAGTCGTTACCGATAAGAGTAACGGGGTAA
- the petA gene encoding ubiquinol-cytochrome c reductase iron-sulfur subunit codes for MSEQEIDLKKRRFLTSATSVVGAIGVGFVLVPFLSSWMPSARAKAAGAPIDVDISKLDNGQLVRVLWRKKPVWIFKRDKKTIENLTSLNSILTDPNSNEISQQPKYAKNPYRSINPNVAVIIGICTHLGCSPTYRPELGASDLGGDSWKGGFYCPCHGSKFDLAGRVYTGVPAPTNLVIPPYHFVADSLIRIGIDPKA; via the coding sequence ATGTCAGAACAAGAGATAGACTTAAAAAAAAGGCGATTTTTAACTAGCGCCACAAGTGTTGTTGGTGCGATAGGCGTTGGTTTTGTTTTAGTACCATTTTTATCATCATGGATGCCTTCAGCAAGAGCAAAAGCTGCTGGCGCACCTATTGATGTTGATATAAGTAAATTAGACAACGGACAATTAGTTAGAGTTTTATGGCGAAAAAAACCTGTTTGGATTTTTAAACGTGATAAAAAAACTATTGAAAATTTGACATCACTAAATAGCATTTTAACTGATCCTAATAGTAATGAAATTTCTCAACAACCAAAATATGCTAAAAACCCTTATCGTTCAATAAATCCTAATGTTGCTGTTATTATTGGCATTTGTACTCATTTAGGTTGCTCGCCCACCTATAGACCTGAATTAGGCGCTTCTGATCTTGGGGGAGACTCATGGAAGGGTGGATTTTATTGTCCTTGTCATGGTTCTAAATTTGATTTAGCAGGAAGGGTTTATACAGGTGTTCCAGCCCCAACAAATTTAGTTATCCCGCCTTATCATTTTGTTGCCGATTCTTTAATTCGAATTGGCATTGATCCAAAAGCATAA
- the secA gene encoding preprotein translocase subunit SecA has protein sequence MSIINNILSKIVGSRNDRLIKVLYKTVGQITELELNMQSLSDEQLKSKTQEFKDRLNKKETLNSILIEAFAVIREASIRVLDLRLYDVQLIGGIVLNNGNIAEMGTGEGKTLVATLPAYLNALNGKGVHIVTVNDYLAFRDAQWMGKVFNFLNMSVGIITSNMSYENKQAAYLCDIVYATNNELGFDYLRDNMAFTSEEKVQRMLNFAIVDEVDSILIDEARTPLIISGPTDDYAQIYQAINHMIPNFTKQTERESGKEIVIEVAGDYIVDEKHKQVFLTDNGHGKAERLLIDAGALLEGVSLYDASNILLMQHINSALRAHILFQKNVDYIIQNDEIVIVDEFTGRTMLGRRWSEGLHQAIEAKERVSIKKENQTLASITFQNYFRLYKTLSGMTGTADTEAVEFQDIYGLETVVVPPNKPSTRVDKSDLIYLTTQEKFKAIALEIANCQKTGQPVLVGTSSIENSELISTLLEKNNIQHEVLNAKQHEREAIIIANAGNIGAVTIATNMAGRGTDIVLGGKLFEQATGKQKTDWQNRHNDVIKAGGLHIVGTERNESRRVDNQLRGRSARQGDVGSTRFYLSLEDNLMRIFASEKMSLTMQKLGMKKGESIEHKMVNRAIENAQKKVEGMNYDARKHLLEYDDVANDQRKVIYQLRDDLMSVNDVQARFISIREKVIKQLFSDYISSELMEEDCNVEGFYNALKSDYSVDLPLQQWLDEGVNIDELQSKIIQEMSTICDYKEKIVGTKLMREFEKAVMLKTIDHYWKEHLATMDYLRQSVNLRGYAQKNPMQEYKRESFVMFTSLLDTINIEIVKSLSNVTINKNTDILDVEQQNNDDAQAIHSNPSQQIKQASTTTTNNIQIQTNQQNTYQRKEKKVGRNESCPCGSGKKYKKCHG, from the coding sequence ATGAGTATTATAAATAACATTCTATCAAAGATAGTTGGTTCTAGAAATGATCGACTTATCAAAGTTTTATATAAAACTGTTGGTCAAATTACTGAATTAGAGTTAAATATGCAATCACTTAGTGATGAACAACTTAAGTCTAAAACTCAAGAATTTAAAGACAGATTGAATAAAAAGGAAACTTTAAACTCAATTCTTATTGAGGCATTTGCCGTGATACGAGAAGCATCAATCAGGGTATTAGATCTTAGACTTTATGATGTGCAACTAATTGGTGGCATAGTTCTAAATAATGGTAATATTGCAGAGATGGGTACAGGTGAGGGTAAAACTTTAGTAGCAACCTTACCAGCCTATCTTAACGCTCTTAATGGTAAGGGTGTGCATATAGTCACTGTGAATGATTACTTAGCATTTCGTGATGCTCAGTGGATGGGAAAAGTATTTAATTTTTTAAACATGAGTGTGGGTATTATTACCTCAAATATGTCATATGAAAATAAACAAGCTGCTTATTTATGTGATATTGTTTATGCAACTAATAATGAGTTAGGTTTTGATTATCTTCGTGATAATATGGCATTTACTTCTGAAGAAAAAGTACAACGAATGCTTAATTTTGCCATTGTAGATGAGGTAGATTCAATTTTAATTGATGAGGCTAGAACACCTTTAATTATTTCTGGTCCAACGGATGATTATGCTCAAATTTACCAGGCTATTAATCATATGATTCCTAATTTTACTAAGCAAACAGAAAGAGAGTCTGGAAAAGAAATAGTTATTGAGGTAGCAGGTGATTATATTGTTGACGAAAAACATAAACAAGTATTTTTAACTGATAATGGTCATGGTAAAGCTGAGCGTTTATTAATTGATGCGGGTGCTTTACTAGAAGGTGTTAGTCTTTATGATGCAAGTAATATTTTATTAATGCAACATATTAACTCAGCATTGCGAGCACATATTTTATTCCAAAAAAATGTGGATTATATTATCCAAAATGATGAAATTGTGATTGTCGATGAATTTACTGGTAGAACTATGTTGGGTCGTCGTTGGTCAGAAGGATTACATCAAGCTATTGAAGCTAAGGAAAGAGTAAGTATTAAAAAGGAAAACCAAACGCTTGCTTCAATTACTTTTCAAAACTATTTTAGGCTTTATAAAACACTCTCAGGTATGACAGGTACTGCTGATACTGAAGCTGTAGAATTTCAAGATATTTACGGATTGGAAACCGTGGTTGTTCCGCCTAATAAGCCATCTACGCGTGTAGATAAATCAGACTTAATTTATTTAACAACACAAGAAAAATTTAAAGCTATTGCTCTTGAAATTGCTAATTGTCAGAAAACTGGACAGCCAGTTTTGGTAGGCACTAGTAGTATTGAAAATTCAGAATTAATTTCCACTTTGTTAGAAAAAAATAATATCCAACATGAAGTTTTAAATGCTAAGCAGCATGAGCGAGAAGCTATTATTATTGCTAATGCTGGTAATATTGGTGCAGTTACTATTGCAACTAATATGGCGGGTAGGGGTACGGATATTGTGCTAGGCGGTAAATTGTTTGAACAAGCAACAGGTAAGCAAAAAACTGACTGGCAGAATCGTCATAATGACGTTATTAAAGCAGGTGGGTTACATATTGTGGGTACAGAACGTAATGAGTCACGTCGAGTGGATAATCAATTACGTGGTCGTTCTGCGCGTCAAGGAGATGTAGGTTCAACTCGTTTTTACTTATCATTAGAAGATAATTTAATGCGTATTTTTGCTAGTGAGAAAATGTCATTAACGATGCAAAAGTTGGGTATGAAAAAAGGTGAATCAATTGAACATAAAATGGTTAATCGTGCTATTGAAAATGCTCAAAAAAAAGTAGAAGGTATGAATTATGATGCACGTAAACATCTTTTAGAATATGATGATGTTGCTAACGATCAAAGAAAAGTCATTTATCAATTACGTGATGATTTGATGAGTGTTAATGATGTTCAAGCCCGATTTATTAGTATTAGGGAAAAAGTCATTAAACAGCTTTTTTCAGATTATATTTCATCTGAATTGATGGAAGAGGATTGTAATGTTGAAGGATTTTATAATGCTTTGAAATCAGATTATTCAGTTGATTTACCATTGCAACAATGGCTTGATGAAGGTGTTAATATAGATGAATTGCAATCAAAAATTATTCAAGAAATGAGTACAATTTGTGATTATAAAGAAAAAATAGTTGGTACTAAGCTTATGCGTGAATTTGAAAAAGCAGTTATGCTAAAAACTATTGACCATTATTGGAAAGAGCATTTAGCAACTATGGATTATTTACGTCAAAGTGTTAATTTACGCGGTTATGCGCAAAAGAATCCGATGCAAGAGTATAAGCGTGAATCATTTGTTATGTTTACTTCGTTGTTAGACACTATTAATATTGAAATTGTTAAATCTTTATCAAATGTTACTATTAATAAGAATACTGATATTCTCGATGTGGAACAACAAAATAATGATGATGCACAAGCAATACATAGTAACCCAAGTCAACAAATTAAACAAGCTAGTACTACTACTACTAATAATATACAAATACAAACTAACCAACAAAACACATATCAAAGAAAAGAAAAAAAAGTAGGGAGAAATGAATCTTGTCCTTGTGGATCAGGTAAAAAATATAAAAAATGTCATGGATAA
- the pyrC gene encoding dihydroorotase: MQIKIIQPDDCHLHVRSGVALKSIIGMTVAQMGRAIIMPNLNPPITNVTQACAYKAEILSTLPKGNRFNPLMTLYLTDNTTSKDIQEAIDNNIIAVKFYPAGATTNSDSGVTNIVKLYPTLESMQKLGIPLLVHGEVTRSDVDIFDREAVFIDEVLSQVVNDFPELKIVFEHITTKNAVDFVLASHHKIAATITPHHLLANRNDMLVDGIHPHYFCLPVLKRKNPHQIALLDVVTSGNVKFFLGTDSAPHMKTDKESACGCAGIFNAHCAIELYVMVFEHQNALDKLEGFASKFGADFYNLPYNKKIITLNKKDWTIPASYPFAHSNIVPFMATKTLSWKLA, translated from the coding sequence ATGCAAATTAAAATAATTCAACCAGATGACTGTCATTTACATGTTCGTTCAGGAGTAGCATTAAAATCAATTATCGGTATGACGGTTGCGCAAATGGGTAGAGCAATTATTATGCCTAATTTAAATCCTCCTATTACTAACGTTACTCAAGCGTGCGCTTATAAAGCAGAAATTTTATCTACATTGCCAAAAGGAAATAGATTTAATCCATTGATGACCTTATATTTAACAGATAATACTACTTCTAAAGATATTCAAGAAGCTATTGATAATAATATTATAGCAGTTAAGTTTTATCCTGCTGGAGCAACGACTAATTCCGATAGTGGTGTAACTAATATTGTTAAACTTTATCCAACGTTAGAGAGTATGCAAAAACTGGGTATACCTCTTTTAGTGCACGGAGAAGTAACGCGTAGTGATGTGGATATTTTTGATCGAGAGGCAGTATTTATTGATGAGGTATTGAGTCAAGTAGTGAATGATTTTCCTGAGTTGAAAATTGTATTTGAGCATATCACCACTAAAAATGCTGTTGATTTTGTTTTAGCAAGTCATCATAAAATAGCAGCAACTATTACACCACATCATCTTTTGGCAAATAGAAATGATATGCTCGTTGATGGTATACATCCACACTATTTTTGCCTACCAGTTTTAAAGAGGAAAAATCCACATCAAATAGCATTATTGGACGTTGTAACTAGCGGTAATGTTAAGTTTTTTTTAGGTACAGATTCTGCGCCACATATGAAGACCGATAAAGAGTCTGCTTGTGGTTGTGCTGGTATTTTTAATGCACATTGTGCTATTGAGCTTTATGTAATGGTTTTTGAACATCAAAATGCACTAGATAAGTTAGAAGGATTTGCTTCAAAATTTGGTGCAGATTTTTATAATTTACCTTATAATAAAAAGATTATTACACTTAATAAGAAAGATTGGACTATACCAGCAAGTTACCCTTTTGCACATAGTAATATTGTGCCGTTTATGGCAACTAAAACACTTAGTTGGAAACTTGCTTAA
- the ribF gene encoding bifunctional riboflavin kinase/FAD synthetase codes for MKIIRGLKNLKPHLGSVVTIGNFDGVHIGHQKIIKTLVNKAQIMNLPSVLVSFSPTPQHFFGHEQATLSSFKQKHALLTSLGVDEHLLINFNTSFSQLTANTFIHKILLDKLKVKLCLVGDDFRFGSNQTGDFSLLQTFNFEVEKTPTVLYNLNRVSSSKIRQSLKKGNFYLANQLLGRKFSISGKIIPCQKQGRTIGFPTINIPIKRKISPLLGIFAVNVELNNKIYNGVCNLGKRPTVGGETVLLEVFLFDFNKQVYGEYTKVIFKYKIRDEQKFDSFLALKEQIKLDVKNAKFFFGI; via the coding sequence ATGAAAATCATTCGTGGTTTAAAAAATTTAAAACCCCATTTAGGAAGTGTTGTTACTATTGGCAACTTTGATGGTGTACATATAGGACATCAGAAAATTATCAAAACATTAGTTAACAAAGCACAAATCATGAATTTACCATCAGTACTTGTTTCATTTTCACCAACTCCACAACACTTTTTTGGACATGAGCAAGCCACACTAAGTAGTTTCAAACAAAAACACGCCTTACTTACAAGCCTTGGAGTAGATGAACACTTATTAATTAACTTTAATACTTCATTTTCACAACTCACTGCTAACACTTTTATTCATAAAATATTACTAGACAAACTCAAAGTTAAACTTTGCCTAGTTGGGGATGATTTTCGTTTTGGATCAAATCAAACTGGTGATTTTTCTTTATTACAAACCTTTAATTTTGAGGTAGAAAAAACACCAACCGTACTTTATAACCTTAATAGAGTAAGTAGTTCAAAAATTAGACAATCACTTAAAAAAGGTAATTTTTACTTGGCAAATCAGTTGTTAGGACGAAAATTTTCAATTTCAGGTAAAATCATTCCTTGCCAAAAACAAGGTAGAACAATAGGATTTCCTACAATTAATATTCCTATTAAAAGGAAAATAAGCCCACTATTAGGTATATTCGCAGTTAATGTAGAATTAAATAATAAAATTTACAATGGTGTATGTAATCTTGGAAAACGCCCAACAGTTGGAGGTGAAACAGTCTTATTGGAAGTTTTTTTATTTGACTTTAACAAACAAGTTTATGGCGAATATACAAAAGTTATATTTAAATATAAAATTCGTGATGAACAAAAGTTTGATTCTTTTTTAGCATTAAAAGAACAAATAAAATTAGACGTTAAAAACGCTAAATTTTTTTTTGGAATCTGA